A segment of the Colletotrichum destructivum chromosome 3, complete sequence genome:
AACTTATCACTCTGCCGACATAGAATAGAACCCAAAGGCTCTCgcgaaaagaagaaggcatacAGATTGATCCAAGTCTACGGGTATCAAGAACGATGGTAATTCCACCAACGAGACCAAAGGCTCACCACCCCTTGTCCTGTACCTGTGACGTCCCGAGCATCTCCCACTCGCTGTGGTATGTCAACCTCTCCCTCCATTTCCGTCCGGCGTTGTAGAGGTCCCTGACGCCCCGGAGGGCTCTGCGGCCATGCTCCGGAACCTGTGGCATCATCAACGACTCGGGGGGTTGTCGCTGCAGAAGCCGCCACAATTCCAACTCCGCCTCGTAGCTCGTCTTtgcatcctcggcctctgcTTGAGCTTCCTGCGCTCGCTCGTGTCGGATTGTATTCTTCAGAGCCTCCGTCGTGCGGTGCGTCTTGGGGAAATCGTAGGCGGAGTGGACAAGGACCTCTTTGGCCTCCTCGGTGACCTCGCgttcggcatcgtcgaggtcggcagcACCcgcctcatcatcatccgaTCCTTCCTCGCCTGAGGTCTCGTCTACTGCGGAGTCGGACGACTCGCGGTCCTCAAACTTGATCTCCGGCGTCGAAGATCGTTCTTTCATTGCCCTATCTTGGGGGCCATCGGATCGACTCCGAAGGATGTTCTCCACGTTGTCGTACACCATCGGCTCCTTGTCAttgtcctcttcctccgcatcctcttcatcctcatcgtcccaTACTTCGAGCCGCAGCCGACGCGCACACGTCACCCAGAACTCGTCGCTGTTCTGCTTCATCCCTAGGGACGCGACCGCCGCTTCGACATCCTTGCGCCTTACAAGGTTTCTCGTAGACGGCACTACCCTCCTCTTACCCCTGATCCGAGACTCAGCGATGAACAACGTCGAGAGGACGAGCCTTTTCGTAACGGAAACGAGGAGAGAGTGAAAGTCCTGAAGGGCGGTGGCCCGGATCGTTGGCGGCTCCTCGCTAACAAACTGCCAGTTGTTTTCGGCGTGGGATGCGTTCATGAAGATGCGCTCGGGCAGCCGCACAAAGCTTTTGACGCGAAGGATCTCCGTAAACTCCAAGCCATGGTCGCTCGCGAAGGTGGGATCCCTCTCGAGACCGTGGTCGCCTTCGATGCGCTTCGCGAGCTCCAGGTTGATGTTCCAGCAATCGCCCCACTTCTtctgctcggcgagctcctcgtgTCGCTCTTGACGAAAGGAGAGTGCGTCGGCCGCCTCATCGAGCGCATAGCAGCACGGCTGGCTGATCTCGACGGCCGCGGGGTACTCCTCTAGTCCCAAAGACTTCAGACCGCCTTCCTGCTCCTGTCCTCTGCTTTCAATAGCATCCTCCAGCAAGCTGATGTACTGACGGACCTCAATCTCACTTTTGGTTCGTATGCGGTCGGAGATGCCCCGGATGTTGTCCTTTCCGAGTCTAGAGAGAGCTTCGAAGAACACTTTCTTCTCGTACGGTGCCCAGAGCGTCAAGCCAATTTGCGACGGAGGCAAGTCCTCCCCATCAACCGGCATGATGCCCGCGACATCTCCAATGTCTCTGTTCAGGAGATCTAAGTAGTTGTTGTTGAAAACGCCCTTATGCCGTTTGAGAACCGGCTCGACAAATATACTCATGGCCCGCCGCTTCTGTGATGAGCGGGCTTCCTGGACACCGgtctcatcgtcgccggAAGATACGCCTGAATAGACAGGTTCAGATCCTTGGCGTTCAGTTCTTTGCCGCTTTGAAGGCGAATGCTCAGGTTCCTCGAAAACTCCAatctcctcttcgtcggGCAAGTAGTCGGCTTCCGGCTCCATGGTCATTTTCGTCAGGTGCTCTGAAGTCGACGATTCGGCCCGGGTGGTATAAAGCGTACATGGTGTGATTAGAGCACCAGCATAAAAAATGGTCCTTGCCGATTCAGGCCAAAAACCCCCACTTGATTAACCTTAAACAGGGTGGTTGAAGCGGGTGTTATTCGTGAGTGCCTTGCCGATACATGAGGTCGGGTCTTGCCATGAGATGAAAGCTGCCTGCCTCACTCAAGATTGGAGATTTCCTTAATAGAGTAGGAGGCCAGCCGGTTCGATGGAGGTGCACTTGATATTAGCCTATCAGAAGTGCACGAGTCTTATACTGGTTCACGTTAGTGTGGCGCTATCGGTACATCAACACACCTGCGAGCTTCCACTGTGGATAGTGCTTTGTGGCTCCTGATTGGTGCagctgcctacctacctagcaGTACACGCCCCGGAGCTCCTGAGATGACAACTTCAAGACTTGGTGGACTCAAACAATTGCCTTAAATTTGAAAGGAGGGATGGAAAGCAGCGCAATATGATACAATACACAGTACGGAGGTTCTCAAAGCCATTTAGACTAAGGCCCCCAAGTTATGTACTCCGACCACTCATAGCTCCGCCTAAGCAACCTgctcccttttccccccgATACACAAGCTTCAAGGTCCAGCTGAGAGACTATCAAGAAGAGTGCATCCAGTCTGTCTTGCAATCCCTCAAAGATGGACACAAGAGACTGGGAATATCGTTAGCTACGGGCAGTGGCAAAACGGTGAGATCTGTCCTTTCTATGCAAATGAATTCAGGCTAATCCTCACCAGGTGATTTTCACTCAGTTGATCGAGAGAATCCAACCGAGGCGAGGCCGCGCTACGCAGACCCTGATCCTCGCGCACCGGCGGGAGCTTGTGGAGCAAGCAGCGCGACACTGCACAAATTCCTACCCCAACAGCTCTGTGGAGATTGAGATGGGCTCCATCCATGCCTCCGGCACCGCGGACATTACTATAGCCAGCCTGCAGAGCATCACCTCGGGTGACCGGTTGAGCAAGTTTGCCCCGGAGCGCTTCAAGCTCGTACTCGTAGATGAGGCCCATCACATCGTCGCACCGGGCTACATGCGCGTGCTCCGCCACTTCGGGCTCGACATCAAGCGCGCCGACTCCCCAGCACTGGTTGGCGTGTCCGCCACCTTTTCCCGATTCGATGGGCTCAAGATTGGGGCTGCCATCGACCAGATCGTCTATCACAAGGACTACGTCGACATGATCGGCGATAAGTGGCTGTCGGACGTCGTCTTCACGACAGTGGAGTCAACGGCCGACATATCCAGGGTCAAAAacggcgccaacggcgactTCCAGCAGGGGGACCTGTCCCGTGTGGTCAACACGGATCAGATCAACGAGATCACCGTCAGGAGCTGGTTGGCCAGGGCATCGGACCGGAAGTCGACCCTTGTGTTTTGCGTTGATCTTGCACACGTTGCCGGGCTGACCCAGACGTTTCGGAAGCATGGTTACGATGCCAGGTTCGTAACCGGTGACACACCCAAAGTAGAGAGAAGCCAGATACTCGAGGCGTTCAGAAAGGGAGAGTTCCCCGTGCTCGTGAACTGTGGTGTGTTTACTGAGGGCACTGACATTCCCAACATCGACTGCGTGGTCCTCGCGCGGCCAACACGATCCAGAAACCTGCTGGTCCAAATGATTGGGAGAGGAATGAGACTACACGAGGGAAAGCGCGACTGTCACGTAATCGACATGGTGTCAAGTCTGGAGACCGGCATAGTTACCACGCCTACACTGTTCGGTCTCGACCCAGGGGAGGTCGTCAACAAGGCGTCATCGGCAGATCTGAACGACATCAAGGACCGGAAGCAGGCGGAGCAGCTCAGGCAGCAGCATACTTATTCCGACGCCCGGGACCCCAAACCTACTGCCGTACCAGCTACATCAGTCACTTTCACGGACTACAACTCCGTATTCGATCTCATCGAGGACACCTCGGGTGAAAAGCACATCCGGGCCATCAGCCAGTACGCCTGGGTCCAAGTCGGCGCCGACAGATATGTGCTTTGCGCCCCGAGCGGATCGTTCATCCGCCTCTCCAAGCTCGAAtccgacgccgcctccaaAACCGAACAGCAACCTCCCCTTTGGCTTGCCGTCGAAGTTCGCGCCCTacccgccggcgtcgccaagTCCCCCTACGCCGCACCCCGGGAGCTCCTCAAAGCGACAAccttcgccgacgccgtccacGGCAGCGACAAGTATGCCTCCGAGGCGTTCCCGCACGTCTTCATCCACCGGTACCAGCGTTGGCGCAAGGGGCCACCCACGCCCGGCCAGATTGAGTTTCTCAACAAGCTGCGCCCCAAGGAGGAGCCCCTGACGgccgacgacatcgacaaAGGGAAAGCCACGGACATGATCACCAAGATCAAGCACGGGGCCAAGGGCCGGTTCGCGGGCATCATGACAGAGAAGCGGAAGATTCAGCGGCAGCATCACAAGATCTCCCAGCACGAGGCACGAGCACGGCACGAGAAGGTGTCTGTCGGCCCAGTTGATTCGTGAGGAGCTAGCGAGCTGGCCGCCCCAATGCTTGACGGGCTAATTCACCGTGGTGTCTGTCAATGGCTGTAAGATATAGTGATGTCACGACATTGTGGTACTTTGATACTGATAGACTGTATTGGTACGAAACGATGACCTCTAAAAGAAAAGAACCCTGGAAAAGGGCACATGTTTTCATCCGCAATATGGACAAGCGTTTTGCCTAGCCCTACCATCCAGCGAAGCCGACATGGAAGTGAATCTCTCATCCAGTAAAGCGAGGGACTCGGAAATGTGTCGTTCACAGCCAACAACGTGAGCGCCCTACAGTCCCCATTCTTTCGTCTTGCGTGGGACGCGCTCTTGGGAAGGGGCGGGTTCTGCCGTGCCCAACATAGGCTTCGTCGGATTAGGTAGGGGGGCACGGTAGAGGGAAGGACACGGATGGGCGTCGACATAGTTGATCCCATTGTGGCAAGGTAGCCGTTGAATTCAAGTGTATGATCGatgcctccttctcgacaacCCGTTTGGCCGCGCTGGAGGACAAGCCAAAGGATCGTTCAATGAACATCACGTTTCGAGGAACTTCGTTTGATTGACCATG
Coding sequences within it:
- a CDS encoding Putative Homeobox-like domain superfamily protein, which codes for MTMEPEADYLPDEEEIGVFEEPEHSPSKRQRTERQGSEPVYSGVSSGDDETGVQEARSSQKRRAMSIFVEPVLKRHKGVFNNNYLDLLNRDIGDVAGIMPVDGEDLPPSQIGLTLWAPYEKKVFFEALSRLGKDNIRGISDRIRTKSEIEVRQYISLLEDAIESRGQEQEGGLKSLGLEEYPAAVEISQPCCYALDEAADALSFRQERHEELAEQKKWGDCWNINLELAKRIEGDHGLERDPTFASDHGLEFTEILRVKSFVRLPERIFMNASHAENNWQFVSEEPPTIRATALQDFHSLLVSVTKRLVLSTLFIAESRIRGKRRVVPSTRNLVRRKDVEAAVASLGMKQNSDEFWVTCARRLRLEVWDDEDEEDAEEEDNDKEPMVYDNVENILRSRSDGPQDRAMKERSSTPEIKFEDRESSDSAVDETSGEEGSDDDEAGAADLDDAEREVTEEAKEVLVHSAYDFPKTHRTTEALKNTIRHERAQEAQAEAEDAKTSYEAELELWRLLQRQPPESLMMPQVPEHGRRALRGVRDLYNAGRKWRERLTYHSEWEMLGTSQVQDKGW
- a CDS encoding Putative helicase, P-loop containing nucleoside triphosphate hydrolase, which produces MIQYTVRRFSKPFRLRPPSYVLRPLIAPPKQPAPFSPRYTSFKVQLRDYQEECIQSVLQSLKDGHKRLGISLATGSGKTVIFTQLIERIQPRRGRATQTLILAHRRELVEQAARHCTNSYPNSSVEIEMGSIHASGTADITIASLQSITSGDRLSKFAPERFKLVLVDEAHHIVAPGYMRVLRHFGLDIKRADSPALVGVSATFSRFDGLKIGAAIDQIVYHKDYVDMIGDKWLSDVVFTTVESTADISRVKNGANGDFQQGDLSRVVNTDQINEITVRSWLARASDRKSTLVFCVDLAHVAGLTQTFRKHGYDARFVTGDTPKVERSQILEAFRKGEFPVLVNCGVFTEGTDIPNIDCVVLARPTRSRNLLVQMIGRGMRLHEGKRDCHVIDMVSSLETGIVTTPTLFGLDPGEVVNKASSADLNDIKDRKQAEQLRQQHTYSDARDPKPTAVPATSVTFTDYNSVFDLIEDTSGEKHIRAISQYAWVQVGADRYVLCAPSGSFIRLSKLESDAASKTEQQPPLWLAVEVRALPAGVAKSPYAAPRELLKATTFADAVHGSDKYASEAFPHVFIHRYQRWRKGPPTPGQIEFLNKLRPKEEPLTADDIDKGKATDMITKIKHGAKGRFAGIMTEKRKIQRQHHKISQHEARARHEKVSVGPVDS